A window of the Lolium perenne isolate Kyuss_39 chromosome 7, Kyuss_2.0, whole genome shotgun sequence genome harbors these coding sequences:
- the LOC127315721 gene encoding uncharacterized protein, whose amino-acid sequence MPFLPVSWTRMPSSTTSRTASTTRLILKVANLSTGPLLRCNMTILMLHHMHVGYDDDDMDLDISTDTYGAKSIDPFDFVYSNLPDSTYILKPEPDCEHCNAKKFERETDGFCCRNGTIKLAEPEPIPELMRLWSSADADSRHFRESIRFFNGHFSFTTLGVSLDNSCTNMRSGVYTFRAQGKLYHNMHSFGPNSRPEHLQLYFYDDDPSLIHRKEATKDLDQEVVRKVVDILRGNPYSEQFRSLGAYKDNLENYRIELNTDNKLDQRRYNLPLSSEVAAIWVEGSDLANRFKRSIILYGDNNERHSIQATQGCYDPLSYPLFFPKGELGWHPNLPKRDTPWNVAQKSREDRDDEDGGGHICVSVRDYYCYRLQTRPAIFNPILHGGRLFQQFAVDMYIKIEGCRLSWFRDHQPEIRADLYKGIVDSITAGETRASTVGTRIVLPWKFQGGFRDMKRRHMDAMALVQTYGKPDIFLTMTCNPNWQEIHDALLPGQTPQDRPDIVVRVFRAKLEMMKEMLTKKHILGVVKAYVYVVEFQKRGLPHAHFLLIMDSKYKLIVPEQYDRVISAELPDKNKYPELYAIVVKHMMHGPCGVLKPNNVCMQDGSCKCRYPREFNETTVQGKDS is encoded by the exons ATGCCTTTCTTACCCGTATCATGGACAAGAATGCCATCCTCGACGACCTCACGGACAGCGAGTACTACACGTTTGATCCTGAAGGTAGCCAACCTTTCCACTGGTCCTCTACTACGATGTAATATGACCATACTGATGTTACATCATATGCATGTAGGTTACGATGATGATGACATGGACCTAGATATATCGACTGACACATATGGTGCGAAATCTATCGATCCTTTTGACTTCGTGTACTCGAACCTACCAGACAGTACGTACATTCTGAAGCCAGAACCGGACTGCGAACACTGTAATGCCAAGAAGTTCGAGCGTGAGACCGACGGTTTCTGTTGTCGAAATGGAACTATCAAGCTAGCTGAACCAGAGCCTATCCCGGAGCTCATGAGGCTATGGTCTAGCGCGGATGCGGACTCTCGGCATTTTCGGGAGAGCATACGATTCTTCAACGGCCACTTCTCATTCACAACTCTTGGTGTCAGCCTAGACAACAGCTGCACCAACATGAGGTCTGGGGTGTACACATTCCGGGCGCAAGGCAAATTGTACCACAACATGCATTCGTTCGGGCCAAACTCTCGCCCGGAACATCTACAACTCTACTTCTACGATGATGATCCCAGCCTAATCCATCGCAAGGAAGCCACCAAGGATTTGGACCAAGAGGTCGTGAGGAAGGTTGTGGACATACTAAGAGGAAACCcctactccgagcagtttaggagtTTGGGCGCCTACAAGGACAACCTCGAGAACTACCGTATAGAACTGAACACCGACAACAAGCTTGACCAACGGAGATATAATTTACCGTTGTCATCCGAGGTGGCTGCGATCTGGGTTGAGGGGAGCGACCTGGCAAATAGATTCAAGCGCAGTATTATCCTCTACGGTGACAACAACGAGAGACATAGTATACAGGCCACACAAGGATGCTATGACCCGCTCTCGTACCCCCTCTTTTTCCCAAAAGGGGAGCTCGGCTGGCATCCAAATCTTCCTAAACGTGATACGCCTTGGAACGTTGCGCAAAAGTCAAGAGAGGACCGTGACGACGAAG ATGGAGGTGGCCATATATGCGTCTCCGTTAGGGACTACTACTGTTACCGACTACAGACGCGTCCAGCTATATTCAACCCCATACTACATGGCGGGCGTCTGTTCCAACAGTTTGCAGTCGACATGTACATAAAGATTGAGGGATGCAGGCTGAGTTGGTTCAGGGACCACCAGCCGGAGATACGTGCGGATCTATATAAAGGAATTGTGGATAGCATCACGGCCGGAGAGACTCGTGCAAGCACTGTTGGAACAAGGATTGTTCTCCCGTGGAAGTTCCAAGGGGGCTTCCGAGACATGAAGCGTAGACATATGGACGCCATGGCGTTGGTCCAGACGTACGGCAAGCCTGACATCTTCTTGACGATGACCTGCAACCCTAACTGGCAGGAGATACATGATGCACTACTTCCAGGACAAACCCCTCAGGACCGACCAGACATTGTGGTCCGAGTGTTTAGGGCCAAGCTCGAGATGATGAAAGAGATGCTGACCAAGAAGCATATTTTGGGCGTTGTGAAGGCCTACGTCTACGTGGTTGAGTTCCAGAAGAGGGGCCTCCCGCACGCCCATTTCCTGTTGATCATGGACTCAAAATATAAGCTTATTGTGCCAGAGCAATACGACCGCGTCATATCCGCCGAGCTCCCGGACAAGAATAAGTACCCCGAGCTATACGCCATAGTCGTGAAGCATATGATGCACGGCCCATGCGGTGTCCTCAAGCCAAACAACGTGTGCATGCAAGATGGGTCGTGCAAGTGTAGGTACCCGCGGGAATTCAACGAAACCACCGTACAGGGGAAGGACTCATAA
- the LOC127315723 gene encoding uncharacterized protein — MLDNRWVVPYNPYLLRMFDCHINVEVCSSIKAVKYLYKYVYKGHDQTSFNIEKPDADGNIDEIKRFVDARWVTPPEAMWRIFGFKLCENHPSVLPLPLHLENMQMVTFKAGDNLKDVAARETPSMLTEYFMANQEHAWARDILYKDFPRSFTWQKAKYWKKRDKGQQVGRIVSAHPAEGDRYFLRVLLNHVPGSRSFKDLKTVDGVLCDNFREAAERRGLIEADNTLDECLTESEQFAMPASLRRLFATILVFCEPGDVHGLWDRHLEAMSDDYRRKHTCPKVVEQKVLLDIRGMLQSMGKDIKSFPLPDIDESYDNTDGEVREVIEETNIQVDKEDASLATSLNHEQRLAYD; from the coding sequence ATGCTAGACAACAGATGGGTTGTGCCTTACAACCCCTACCTCTTGCGGATGTTTGACTGCCACATCAACGTGGAGGTGTGCTCTAGCATAAAGGCCGTCAAGTACCTATATAAGTACGTATACAAGGGCCACGATCAGACTTCGTTCAATATCGAGAAGCCCGACGCCGATGGTAACATAGATGAGATCAAGAGATTCGTTGACGCAAGGTGGGTTACTCCGCCGGAGGCCATGTGGAGGATATTCGGCTTCAAGCTATGCGAGAACCACCCATCGGTCCTACCACTTCCGCTTCATCTCGAAAATATGCAAATGGTCACGTTCAAAGCAGGAGACAACCTAAAGGACGTCGCCGCCCGAGAGACCCCATCCATGCTGACTGAGTATTTCATGGCTAACCAGGAGCACGCATGGGCTCGGGATATTCTTTACAAAGATTTTCCGAGAAGCTTCACATGGCAAAAAGCAAAATACTGGAAGAAAAGGGACAAGGGTCAACAAGTAGGCCGGATTGTGTCTGCCCATCCTGCTGAGGGGGATCGGTACTTTCTGAGGGTGCTACTAAACCACGTACCAGGCTCAAGGTCATTCAAAGATCTCAAAACAGTGGACGGTGTGCTATGTGATAACTTTCGTGAGGCCGCCGAGAGGAGGGGTCTCATCGAGGCCGACAACACGCTCGACGAGTGTCTTACCGAGTCAGAGCAGTTCGCCATGCCAGCCTCACTAAGGAGGCTCTTCGCAACGATCTTAGtattttgcgagcctggagatgTGCACGGTCTTTGGGATAGGCATCTTGAGGCGATGTCTGACGACTACCGGCGCAAGCACACATGCCCAAAAGTTGTGGAGCAGAAGGTGTTACTTGATATCAGGGGCATGTTGCAGTCCATGGGCAAAGACATAAAGTCGTTCCCTCTCCCAGACATCGACGAGAGCTACGACAACACAGATGGAGAGGTCAGGGAGGTCATCGAGGAAACAAATATCCAGGTAGACAAGGAAGACGCTTCTCTAGCGACCTCACTAAACCACGAGCAGAGGCTTGCCTACGATTAG